TTCATCAAAGATGATAATCGGTGCATCTTTCAGCATTGCTCTGGCAATGGAGATGCGCTGTTTTTCACCGCCGGAAAGACTTGTTCCACCTTCTCCGATCATGCTCTGATAGCCATCGGGCAAGGCGGAAATAAAGTCATGGCACTGGGCCTTTTTTGCCGCCGCAATCACATCATCGCGGTTGGCATTTGGGCATCCGAATTTAATGTTGTTTTCAATCGTATCGGCAAAAAGATAGACATCTTGGAAGACCATCGAAATATGCTTCATGAGATTTTCAAGGGAGTAATCTTTTATGTTCTTTCCTCCAAGGCGAATCTCTCCTGAATTGACATCCCAAAAGCGAGAGATCAAATTGCAAAAAGTTGTTTTCCCTGAACCAGACGGCCCTACGATAGCCGTCATTGATCTTTCGGGGATATAGCAAGACACATTATTTAAGATTGGCTTTTCGCCATAGGCAAAGGAAACATTTTTAAATTCAATATCGTGTTGCTGAAGTGCATCATTGATATGACCTTCCGGCATATCTTGCATTTGATTGACGTAATCATAAGAATCCATCGCGTTGTCAATGGTTCTAAGCATGGCCATAGCACTACCAGAAGCCAATAAACTGTTAAAAATCACAAAACTGGCAACCAGCGTCATGATGGTATAGTCCAAAGAAAGCTCTCCCGAAAAGTAGCATGAAAGTGCTGTGGCAATCATAACCGAAATCGTGATAGCAATGATGATTTTCAGCAGTACCGTGTAAGGCGTAACGGCCCTTTCAAGGCTCAACGTCGATTTTTTTGTTTCTTCAAAACTTTGATCCAGCTTGTTGTTATTTTGTCCGCCCAAGTTATAGGACTTGATGATCTGCATACCTTGCAAGGTTGCCAGCACTTCTTTCGTGAGATCGTTTTGTACAATAGAAACTCGATCCGAACTCTTTTTAGATCTTTGCTGCATTAAAACGGCCGCCGCCAAGAAAATCAAAGACCCAGCGATAGCAATGAGTGCAATTTTCCAATACAGCATAAAAAGGGACAGAATAAATACCACGGTTACAAGAAGACCGCTGAATACCATAATAAAAAGTGTGGGCACCCAAGTTTCGAGACTGTCCAACTTTGTCGTCGCAATGGCCGTTAAATTTCCTAAGCTAAAATCATTGAAAAAGCCCATTGGCACTTTTTTGATTTTTTCTCCCATAGCGATACGTTTATTTGCGGCTGTAAAATAGCCGGCATGCGTTTGCTTAAGCATGGAATTTTTCTTAGAAATAATGATGCCCAGTAAGGAAAGCAATAAGAATGCGCTGCACATACCAATCGTCTGCCACGTAATTTCCTGCTTTATAATCGCCGCAATGACCAAATAGATGGCCATAAATTGAAAAACGTTAAAAATCGCGCCCAAAAAACTCCAGATCACCGAGGAGCGAATCATTCCTTGCTCACGCTCTGCAAATTTCCATAACTTCTTAAATATATTAATCATTTTCTTCAC
This is a stretch of genomic DNA from Mageeibacillus indolicus UPII9-5. It encodes these proteins:
- a CDS encoding ABC transporter ATP-binding protein, with product MINIFKKLWKFAEREQGMIRSSVIWSFLGAIFNVFQFMAIYLVIAAIIKQEITWQTIGMCSAFLLLSLLGIIISKKNSMLKQTHAGYFTAANKRIAMGEKIKKVPMGFFNDFSLGNLTAIATTKLDSLETWVPTLFIMVFSGLLVTVVFILSLFMLYWKIALIAIAGSLIFLAAAVLMQQRSKKSSDRVSIVQNDLTKEVLATLQGMQIIKSYNLGGQNNNKLDQSFEETKKSTLSLERAVTPYTVLLKIIIAITISVMIATALSCYFSGELSLDYTIMTLVASFVIFNSLLASGSAMAMLRTIDNAMDSYDYVNQMQDMPEGHINDALQQHDIEFKNVSFAYGEKPILNNVSCYIPERSMTAIVGPSGSGKTTFCNLISRFWDVNSGEIRLGGKNIKDYSLENLMKHISMVFQDVYLFADTIENNIKFGCPNANRDDVIAAAKKAQCHDFISALPDGYQSMIGEGGTSLSGGEKQRISIARAMLKDAPIIIFDEATANVDPENEDKLKAAIEALTQNKTVIMIAHRLKTIRNANRILVLNKAGIEQCGTHDELMLQGGLYRALIESRSKAESWRFAN